A stretch of the Gossypium hirsutum isolate 1008001.06 chromosome D07, Gossypium_hirsutum_v2.1, whole genome shotgun sequence genome encodes the following:
- the LOC107954314 gene encoding uncharacterized protein isoform X3, whose product MSLFFNVKCLTNFISVRHFPFLFLAQPLISFSFHFLLISSSSINVSLSSSSWVCFFFLGVLVINRHCCCLSFLRLSPSTPRRPPDGCSSKTHTTLLVETYHQHRRLGALIEKLEKEGSCPMQILGDDGDWTKNDFWAAVKFLRHAFRSNEILQVELDLTMVKMNSSFFKLKPNSFCNTSVSFALSDLLRLEGFMNSLYSQPFA is encoded by the exons cattcCTTTTCTTGGCTCAGCCTCTCATTTCCTTCTCATTTCATTTCCTCCTCATTTCCTCTTCGTCCATCAACGTCAGCCTCTCCTCCTCATCTTGGGTGTGCTTCTTCTTCCTGGGTGTGCTTGTTATCAACAG GCATTGTTGCTGTCTATCCTTTCTTCGCTTATCACCGTCAACGCCGCGGCGGCCGCCGGATGGTTGCTCTTCCAAAACCCATACCACTCTTCTTGTTGAGACTTACCATCAACACCGGAGGCTCGGGGCTTTAATTGAAAAGCTGGAGAAGGAGGGCTCTTGCCCTATGCAAATACTTGGAGATGATGGAGATTGGACCAAAAATGATTTCTGGGCTGCAGTTAAATTTCTCAGGCATGCCTTCAGATCCAATGAAATCCTCCAG GTCGAGCTTGATTTGACGATGGTTAAGATGAATTCAAGTTTTTTCAAGCTGAAGCCAAATAGCTTTTGTAATACAAGTGTTTCTTTTGCTCTCTCAGATCTACTAAGGTTGGAG GGTTTTATGAATTCTCTCTACTCCCAGCCCTTTGCTTAG